The Meles meles chromosome 6, mMelMel3.1 paternal haplotype, whole genome shotgun sequence genome has a window encoding:
- the FURIN gene encoding furin isoform X2 — MELRPWLLWVLAAAGALVLLAADARTQKVYTNTWAVHIPGGPAVADRLARKHGFLNLGQIFGDYYHFWHRAVTKRSLSPHHPRHSRLQREPQVQWLEQQVAKPRTKRDVYQEPTDPKFPQQWYLSGVTQRDLNVKEAWAQGYTGHGIVVSILDDGIEKNHPDLAGNYDPGASFDVNDQDPDPQPRYTQMNDNRHGTRCAGEVAAVANNGVCGVGVAYNARIGGVRMLDGEVTDAVEARSLGLNPNHIHIYSASWGPEDDGKTVDGPARLAEEAFFRGVSQGRGGLGSIFVWASGNGGREHDSCNCDGYTNSIYTLSISSATQLGNVPWYSEACSSTLATTYSSGNQNEKQIVTTDLRQKCTESHTGTSASAPLAAGIIALTLEANKNLTWRDMQHLVVQTSKPAHLNANDWATNGVGRKVSHSYGYGLLDAGAMVTLAQNWTTVPPQRKCIIDILTEPKDIGKRLEVRKMVTACLGEPSHITRLEHAQARLTLSYNRRGDLAIHLVSPMGTRSTLLAARPHDYSADGFNDWAFMTTHSWDEDPSGEWVLEIENTSEANNYGTLTKFTLVLYGTAPEGPHTPPESSGCKTLTTSQACVVCEEGFSLHQKTCVQHCPPGFTPQVLDTHYSTENDVETIRASVCTPCHSSCATCQGLTPTDCLSCPSHASLDPVEQTCSRQSQSSRESPQQRPPPQRLPAEVEAEPRPRAGLLPSHLPEVVAGLSCAFIVLVFVTVFLVLQLRSGFSFRGVKVYTMDRGLISYKGLPPEAWQEECPSDSEEDEGRGERTAFIKDQSAL, encoded by the exons ATGGAGCTGAGGCCCTGGTTGCTATGGGTGTTAGCAGCGGCAGGAGCCTTGGTCCTGCTGGCCGCCGACGCGCGCACCCAGAAGGTCTACACCAACACCTGGGCCGTGCACATTCCCGGAGGCCCCGCTGTGGCTGACCGCCTGGCGCGCAAGCACGGCTTCCTCAACTTGGGCCAG ATCTTCGGCGACTATTACCACTTCTGGCATCGAGCGGTGACAAAGCGGTCCCTGTCGCCTCACCACCCGCGGCACAGCCGGCTGCAGAGGGAGCCTCAA GTGCAGTGGCTGGAGCAGCAGGTGGCCAAGCCAAGGACCAAACGGGATGTGTACCAGGAGCCCACGGACCCCAAATTTCCCCAGCAGTGGTACCTG TCTGGCGTCACCCAGCGGGACCTGAACGTGAAGGAGGCCTGGGCTCAGGGCTACACGGGTCACGGCATTGTGGTCTCCATTCTGGACGATGGCATCGAGAAGAACCACCCAGACTTGGCAGGCAATTAt GATCCTGGGGCCAGCTTCGATGTCAATGACCAGGATCCTGACCCCCAGCCTCGGTACACACAGATGAATGACAACAG GCATGGCACACGGTGCGCCGGCGAGGTGGCTGCCGTGGCCAACAACGGTGTCTGTGGCGTAGGCGTGGCCTACAATGCCCGCATTGGAG GGGTGCGCATGCTGGACGGCGAGGTGACGGACGCGGTGGAGGCCCGCTCGCTGGGCCTGAACCCCAACCACATCCACATCTACAGCGCTAGCTGGGGCCCCGAGGACGACGGCAAGACCGTGGATGGGCCTGCCCGCCTCGCCGAGGAGGCCTTCTTCCGGGGGGTTAGCCAG ggccgcggggggctGGGCTCCATCTTCGTGTGGGCCTCGGGGAACGGGGGCCGGGAGCACGACAGCTGCAACTGTGACGGCTACACCAACAGCATCTACACGCTGTCCATCAGCAGCGCCACGCAGCTCGGCAACGTGCCCTGGTACAGCGAGGCCTGCTCGTCCACGCTGGCCACCACATACAGCAGCGGCAACCAGAACGAGAAGCAGATC GTGACCACAGACTTGCGGCAGAAGTGTACGGAGTCTCACACTGGCACCTCGGCCTCTGCCCCCTTGGCAGCCGGCATCATCGCTCTCACCCTGGAAGCCAA TAAGAACCTCACCTGGCGGGACATGCAGCACCTGGTGGTACAGACCTCGAAGCCCGCCCACCTCAATGCTAACGACTGGGCCACCAACGGTGTGGGCCGGAAAG TGAGCCACTCGTATGGCTACGGGCTGTTGGATGCAGGTGCTATGGTGACCCTGGCCCAGAACTGGACGACGGTGCCCCCGCAGAGGAAATGCATCATCGACATCCTCACTGAGCCCAA GGACATCGGGAAGCGGCTGGAGGTGCGCAAGATGGTGACCGCCTGCCTGGGGGAGCCCAGCCACATCACACGGCTGGAGCACGCGCAGGCCCGCCTTACCTTGTCCTACAATCGCCGTGGCGACCTGGCCATCCACCTGGTCAGCCCCATGGGCACCCGCTCCACCCTGCTGGCCGCCAG GCCACATGACTACTCTGCAGATGGGTTTAACGACTGGGCCTTCATGACAACCCACTCCTGGGATGAGGACCCCTCTGGCGAGTGGGTCCTGGAGATTGAAAACACCAGCGAAGCCAACAACTATG GGACGCTGACCAAGTTCACCCTCGTGCTGTATGGCACGGCCCCCGAGGGACCGCACACGCCTCCCGAGAGCAGTGGCTGCAAGACCCTCACGACCAGCCAGGCCTGCGTGG TGTGCGAAGAAGGCTTCTCCCTGCACCAGAAGACCTGTGTCCAGCACTGCCCACCAGGCTTCACACCCCAGGTCCTCGATACGCACTATAGCACCGAGAACGACGTGGAGACCATCCGGGCCAGTGTCTGTACCCCCTGCCACAGCTCGTGTGCCACCTGCCAGGGGCTGACCCCCACAGACTGCCTCAGCTGCCCCAGCCATGCCTCGCTGGACCCCGTGGAGCAGACGTGCTCCCGACAGAGCCAGAGCAGCCGCGAGTCGCCCCAGCAGCGGCCGCCGCCCCAGAGGCTGCCCGCAGAGGTGGAGGCGGAGCCCCGGCCACGGGCAGGGCTGCTGCCCTCACACCTGCCCGAGGTGGTGGCCGGCCTCAGCTGCGCCTTCATCGTGCTGGTCTTCGTCACCGTCTTCCTGGTCCTGCAGCTGCGCTCTGGCTTCAGCTTCCGGGGCGTGAAGGTGTACACCATGGACCGCGGCCTCATCTCCTACAAGGGGCTGCCCCCCGAAGCCTGGCAGGAAGAGTGCCCGTCGGACTCAGAAGAGGACGAGGGCCGGGGCGAGAGGACCGCCTTTATCAAAGACCAGAGCGCCCTTTGA
- the FES gene encoding tyrosine-protein kinase Fes/Fps — MGFSSELCSAQGHGALQQMQEAELRLLEGMRKWMAQRVKSDREYAGLLHHMSLQDSGGRGMSPNSPISQSWAEITSQTEGLSRLLRQHAEDLNSGPLSKLGLLIRERQQLRKTYSEQWQQLQQDLTKVHNQDIEKLKSQYRVLARDSAQARRKYQEASKDKDRDKAKDKYVRSLWKLFAHHNRYVLGVRAAQLHHQHHHRLLLPGLLQSLQDLHQEMACILKEILQEYLEISSLVQDEVAAIHLEMAAAVARIQPEAEYQGFLRQYGSTPDIPPCVTFDESLLEEGEPLATGELQLNELTVESVQHTLTSVTDELAAATETVLSRQEAVTQLQQDLWNEEQNTHPRERVQLLAKKQVLQEALQGLQVALCSQAKLQAQQELLQATLEQLGPGEPPPVLLLQDDRHSTSSSEQEREGGRTPTLEILKSHISGIFRPKFSLPPPLQLVPEVQKPLHEQLWYHGAIPRAEVAELLTHSGDFLVRESQGKQEYVLSVLWDGQPRHFIIQSTDNLYRLEGDGFPSIPLLIDHQLRSQQPLTKKSGIVLNRAVPKDKWVLNHEDLVLGEQIGRGNFGEVFSGRLRADNTLVAVKSCRETLPPDLKAKFLQEARILKQYNHPNIVRLIGICTQKQPIYIVMELVQGGDFLTFLRTEGTRLRMKTLLQMVGDAAAGMEYLESKCCIHRDLAARNCLVTEKNVLKISDFGMSREEADGIYAASGGLRQVPVKWTAPEALNYGRYSSESDVWSFGILLWEAFSLGAPPYPNLSNQQTREFVEKGGRLPCPELCPDAVFRLMEQCWAYEPAQRPGFSAISQELQSIRKRHR; from the exons ATGGGCTTCTCTTCAGAGCTGtgcagcgcccagggccacgggGCCCTGCAGCAGATGCAGGAGGCCGAGCTGCGGCTGCTGGAGGGCATGAGGAAGTGGATGGCCCAGCGGGTCAAGAGCGACAGGGAGTACGCGGGGCTGCTGCACCACATGTCCCTGCAGGACAGTGGGGGCCGGGGCATGAGCCCCAACAGCCCCATCAGCCAG TCCTGGGCAGAGATCACCAGCCAGACAGAGGGCCTGAGCCGCTTGCTGAGGCAGCACGCGGAGGATCTGAACTCAGGGCCCCTGAGCAAGCTGGGCTTGCTGATCCGGGAGCGGCAGCAGCTGCGCAAGACGTACAGCGAGCAGTGGCAGCAGCTGCAGCAGGACCTCACCAAG GTCCACAACCAGGACATCGAGAAGCTTAAGAGCCAGTACCGAGTCCTGGCCCGGGACAGCGCCCAGGCCAGACGCAAGTACCAGGAGGCCAGCAAAG ACAAGGACCGAGACAAGGCCAAGGACAAGTATGTGCGCAGCCTGTGGAAGCTGTTCGCTCACCACAACCGCTACGTGCTGGGCGTGCGGGCCGCGCAGCtgcaccaccagcaccaccaccggCTGCTGCTCCCCGGCCTGCTCCAGTCGCTGCAGGACCTGCACCAGGAGATGGCCTGCATCCT GAAGGAGATCCTGCAGGAGTACCTGGAGATTAGCAGCCTGGTGCAGGACGAGGTGGCGGCCATTCACCTGGAGATGGCTGCAGCGGTCGCCCGCATCCAGCCCGAGGCCGAGTACCAAGGCTTCCTGCGACAGTATGG GTCCACACCTGACATCCCGCCCTGTGTCACCTTCGATGAGTCACTGCTGGAGGAGGGCGAGCCGCTGGCCACGGGGGAGCTGCAGCTGAACGAGCTGACCGTGGAGAGCGTGCAGCACAC GCTGACCTCAGTGACAGATGAACTGGCCGCGGCCACGGAGACGGTGCTCAGCCGGCAGGAGGCGGTCACCCAGCTGCAGCAAGACCTCTGGAATGAGGAGCAGAACACCCATCCCCGGGAGCG ggtGCAGCTGCTGGCCAAGAAGCAGGTGTTGCAGGAGGCGCTGCAGGGGCTGCAGGTGGCTCTGTGCAGCCAGGCCAAGCTACAGGCCCAGCAGGAGCTGCTGCAGGCCACGCTGGAGCAGCTGGGCCCCGGGGAGCCCCCGCCCGTGCTGCTCCTGCAGGACGACCGCCACTCCACGTCGTCCTCG GAGCAGGAGCGAGAAGGGGGAAGGACGCCCACCCTGGAGATCCTTAAGAGCCACATCTCGGGAATCTTCCGCCCCAAGTTCTCG ctccctccacccctgcagcTCGTGCCAGAGGTGCAGAAGCCGCTGCACGAGCAGCTGTGGTACCACGGGGCCATCCCACGGGCAGAGGTGGCTGAGCTGCTGACGCACTCCGGGGACTTCCTGGTGCGGGAGAGTCAGGGCAAGCAGGAGTACGTGCTGTCTGTGCTGTGGGACGGCCAGCCCCGGCACTTCATCATCCAGTCCACCGAC AACCTATACCGACTGGAAGGGGACGGCTTTCCCAGCATCCCCTTGCTCATCGACCACCAGCTGCGCTCCCAGCAGCCCCTCACCAAGAAGAGTGGTATCGTCCTGAACAGGGCTGTGCCCAAG gacaAGTGGGTGCTAAACCACGAAGACCTGGTGTTGGGGGAGCAGATCGGACGG GGGAACTTCGGCGAAGTGTTCAGTGGACGCCTGAGGGCCGACAATACTCTGGTGGCCGTGAAGTCTTGTCGGGAGACGCTCCCACCTGACCTCAAGGCCAAGTTTCTGCAGGAAGCGAG GATTCTGAAGCAGTACAACCACCCCAACATCGTGCGTCTCATTGGCATCTGCACCCAGAAGCAGCCCATCTACATTGTCATGGAGCTCGTGCAGG gGGGCGACTTCCTGACCTTCCTGCGGACCGAGGGCACCCGCCTGCGGATGAAGACCCTGCTGCAGATGGTGGGGGACGCGGCCGCGGGCATGGAATACCTGGAGAGCAAGTGCTGCATCCACCG ggACCTGGCGGCTCGGAACTGCCTGGTGACAGAGAAGAACGTCCTGAAGATCAGTGACTTCGGGATGTCCCGGGAGGAGGCCGATGGGATCTATGCAGCCTCCGGAGGCCTCAGACAAGTCCCGGTGAAGTGGACGGCTCCGGAGGCTCTTAACTACG GACGCTACTCCTCCGAGAGCGACGTGTGGAGCTTCGGGATCCTGCTCTGGGAGGCGTTCAGCCTGGGGGCACCCCCGTACCCCAACCTCAGCAACCAGCAGACGCGGGAGTTTGTGGAAAAGG GGGGCCGCCTGCCCTGCCCCGAGCTGTGCCCCGACGCCGTGTTCCGGCTCATGGAGCAGTGCTGGGCCTACGAGCCCGCGCAGCGGCCCGGCTTCAGCGCCATCTCCCAGGAGCTGCAGAGCATCCGGAAGCGGCACCGGTGA
- the FURIN gene encoding furin isoform X1: MELRPWLLWVLAAAGALVLLAADARTQKVYTNTWAVHIPGGPAVADRLARKHGFLNLGQIFGDYYHFWHRAVTKRSLSPHHPRHSRLQREPQVQWLEQQVAKPRTKRDVYQEPTDPKFPQQWYLQSGVTQRDLNVKEAWAQGYTGHGIVVSILDDGIEKNHPDLAGNYDPGASFDVNDQDPDPQPRYTQMNDNRHGTRCAGEVAAVANNGVCGVGVAYNARIGGVRMLDGEVTDAVEARSLGLNPNHIHIYSASWGPEDDGKTVDGPARLAEEAFFRGVSQGRGGLGSIFVWASGNGGREHDSCNCDGYTNSIYTLSISSATQLGNVPWYSEACSSTLATTYSSGNQNEKQIVTTDLRQKCTESHTGTSASAPLAAGIIALTLEANKNLTWRDMQHLVVQTSKPAHLNANDWATNGVGRKVSHSYGYGLLDAGAMVTLAQNWTTVPPQRKCIIDILTEPKDIGKRLEVRKMVTACLGEPSHITRLEHAQARLTLSYNRRGDLAIHLVSPMGTRSTLLAARPHDYSADGFNDWAFMTTHSWDEDPSGEWVLEIENTSEANNYGTLTKFTLVLYGTAPEGPHTPPESSGCKTLTTSQACVVCEEGFSLHQKTCVQHCPPGFTPQVLDTHYSTENDVETIRASVCTPCHSSCATCQGLTPTDCLSCPSHASLDPVEQTCSRQSQSSRESPQQRPPPQRLPAEVEAEPRPRAGLLPSHLPEVVAGLSCAFIVLVFVTVFLVLQLRSGFSFRGVKVYTMDRGLISYKGLPPEAWQEECPSDSEEDEGRGERTAFIKDQSAL; encoded by the exons ATGGAGCTGAGGCCCTGGTTGCTATGGGTGTTAGCAGCGGCAGGAGCCTTGGTCCTGCTGGCCGCCGACGCGCGCACCCAGAAGGTCTACACCAACACCTGGGCCGTGCACATTCCCGGAGGCCCCGCTGTGGCTGACCGCCTGGCGCGCAAGCACGGCTTCCTCAACTTGGGCCAG ATCTTCGGCGACTATTACCACTTCTGGCATCGAGCGGTGACAAAGCGGTCCCTGTCGCCTCACCACCCGCGGCACAGCCGGCTGCAGAGGGAGCCTCAA GTGCAGTGGCTGGAGCAGCAGGTGGCCAAGCCAAGGACCAAACGGGATGTGTACCAGGAGCCCACGGACCCCAAATTTCCCCAGCAGTGGTACCTG CAGTCTGGCGTCACCCAGCGGGACCTGAACGTGAAGGAGGCCTGGGCTCAGGGCTACACGGGTCACGGCATTGTGGTCTCCATTCTGGACGATGGCATCGAGAAGAACCACCCAGACTTGGCAGGCAATTAt GATCCTGGGGCCAGCTTCGATGTCAATGACCAGGATCCTGACCCCCAGCCTCGGTACACACAGATGAATGACAACAG GCATGGCACACGGTGCGCCGGCGAGGTGGCTGCCGTGGCCAACAACGGTGTCTGTGGCGTAGGCGTGGCCTACAATGCCCGCATTGGAG GGGTGCGCATGCTGGACGGCGAGGTGACGGACGCGGTGGAGGCCCGCTCGCTGGGCCTGAACCCCAACCACATCCACATCTACAGCGCTAGCTGGGGCCCCGAGGACGACGGCAAGACCGTGGATGGGCCTGCCCGCCTCGCCGAGGAGGCCTTCTTCCGGGGGGTTAGCCAG ggccgcggggggctGGGCTCCATCTTCGTGTGGGCCTCGGGGAACGGGGGCCGGGAGCACGACAGCTGCAACTGTGACGGCTACACCAACAGCATCTACACGCTGTCCATCAGCAGCGCCACGCAGCTCGGCAACGTGCCCTGGTACAGCGAGGCCTGCTCGTCCACGCTGGCCACCACATACAGCAGCGGCAACCAGAACGAGAAGCAGATC GTGACCACAGACTTGCGGCAGAAGTGTACGGAGTCTCACACTGGCACCTCGGCCTCTGCCCCCTTGGCAGCCGGCATCATCGCTCTCACCCTGGAAGCCAA TAAGAACCTCACCTGGCGGGACATGCAGCACCTGGTGGTACAGACCTCGAAGCCCGCCCACCTCAATGCTAACGACTGGGCCACCAACGGTGTGGGCCGGAAAG TGAGCCACTCGTATGGCTACGGGCTGTTGGATGCAGGTGCTATGGTGACCCTGGCCCAGAACTGGACGACGGTGCCCCCGCAGAGGAAATGCATCATCGACATCCTCACTGAGCCCAA GGACATCGGGAAGCGGCTGGAGGTGCGCAAGATGGTGACCGCCTGCCTGGGGGAGCCCAGCCACATCACACGGCTGGAGCACGCGCAGGCCCGCCTTACCTTGTCCTACAATCGCCGTGGCGACCTGGCCATCCACCTGGTCAGCCCCATGGGCACCCGCTCCACCCTGCTGGCCGCCAG GCCACATGACTACTCTGCAGATGGGTTTAACGACTGGGCCTTCATGACAACCCACTCCTGGGATGAGGACCCCTCTGGCGAGTGGGTCCTGGAGATTGAAAACACCAGCGAAGCCAACAACTATG GGACGCTGACCAAGTTCACCCTCGTGCTGTATGGCACGGCCCCCGAGGGACCGCACACGCCTCCCGAGAGCAGTGGCTGCAAGACCCTCACGACCAGCCAGGCCTGCGTGG TGTGCGAAGAAGGCTTCTCCCTGCACCAGAAGACCTGTGTCCAGCACTGCCCACCAGGCTTCACACCCCAGGTCCTCGATACGCACTATAGCACCGAGAACGACGTGGAGACCATCCGGGCCAGTGTCTGTACCCCCTGCCACAGCTCGTGTGCCACCTGCCAGGGGCTGACCCCCACAGACTGCCTCAGCTGCCCCAGCCATGCCTCGCTGGACCCCGTGGAGCAGACGTGCTCCCGACAGAGCCAGAGCAGCCGCGAGTCGCCCCAGCAGCGGCCGCCGCCCCAGAGGCTGCCCGCAGAGGTGGAGGCGGAGCCCCGGCCACGGGCAGGGCTGCTGCCCTCACACCTGCCCGAGGTGGTGGCCGGCCTCAGCTGCGCCTTCATCGTGCTGGTCTTCGTCACCGTCTTCCTGGTCCTGCAGCTGCGCTCTGGCTTCAGCTTCCGGGGCGTGAAGGTGTACACCATGGACCGCGGCCTCATCTCCTACAAGGGGCTGCCCCCCGAAGCCTGGCAGGAAGAGTGCCCGTCGGACTCAGAAGAGGACGAGGGCCGGGGCGAGAGGACCGCCTTTATCAAAGACCAGAGCGCCCTTTGA
- the LOC123943171 gene encoding basic proline-rich protein-like, which produces MVNALHHLSPGSQSKHWLRSQERQGPLISQNPSPWGGEQLGEAPVGPLEAAPQSSHPTGAEGAWARPRREAAPAPTGASLPEPAGPAPASPSPRCAGGGEAGRGIIPSAQRPAVPPPPGGGGVGEPAAAPGGQRGGGSTRRLWNSLPIPPPAGAPQALPEVRGLAPAPSGKVPATGPGAEPGPERSGGLQGALPAPRGSTLGPAPSPFRTPGRAAGAWGPGSGRPRPSPAGAPGPRSPLPGHSGPVRPALPGPGALPPRAPRPPAYPREPGRVTFPGERRGGSGAPRPSGEPGGGGPGLGAVPAPSSSVTARRRGGAAGGLGPARDQGQGSAWAPAPARAGAAAGPRRRCLFTPVAVSGCGGPGSSSSAAAPLPLAAPPPRSRPAAAAGPPRTPPMRPAPGPAFGARAARTQSAGPEPRLRAQALRPSGAPASSGAR; this is translated from the exons aTGGTCAATG CCTTGCATCATCTGAGCCCAGGCAGCCAGAGCAAACATTGGCTGCGGAGCCAGGAGCGCCAAG GGCCCCTGATTAGCCAGAACCCAAGcccctggggtggggagcagctcGGGGAGGCCCCAGTAGGGCCGCTGGAG GCAGCCCCGCAGTCCAGCCACCCCACCGGGGCAGAAGGGGCCTGGGCCAGGCCTCGGCGGGAGGCAGCCCCAGCGCCTACCGGAGCCAGCCTCCCGGAGCCCGCGGGACCCGCACCTGCGTCTCCGTCGCCCAGGTGTGCGGGCGGGGGCGAGGCCGGGCGGGGAATAATCCCCTCCGCCCAGCGACCCGCCGTTCCTCCCCCTCCCGGGGGCGGCGGAGTGGGCGAGCCGGCGGCGGCCCCCGGCGGCCagcggggaggcgggagcacccGGCGCCTCTGGAATTCTCTCCCCATCCCGCCCCCAGCGGGGGCCCCGCAGGCGCTTCCTGAGGTCAGAGGGCTCGCCCCGGCCCCAAGCGGAAAAGTACCGGCCACGGGGCCGGGGGCCGAGCCGGGCCCGGAGCGCTCAGGTGGGCTGCAGGGCGCCCTTCCTGCTCCCCGCGGCTCCACCCTCGGGCCGGCCCCGAGCCCGTTCCGAACGCCGGGACGGGCAGCCGGGGCCTGGGGGCCGGGGTCAGGCCGGCCGCGACCCTCCCCCGCCGGGGCGCCGGGACCGCGGAGCCCGCTCCCGGGGCACAGCGGCCCAGTCCGGCCGGCCCTCCCCGGGCCCGGCGCGCTGCCTCCCCGGGCCCCGCGCCCGCCTGCTTACCCGAGGGAGCCCGGGCGGGTAACTTTTCCAGGCGAGCGCCGCGGCGGCTCGGGCGCCCCTcggccgagcggagagcccggcGGCGGGGGGCCTGGGCTCGGCGCCGTCCCCGCGCCCAGCAGCAGCGTCACCGCGCGGAGGCGGGGAGGCGCGGCGGGCGGCCTCGGCCCGGCCCGCGACCAGGGGCAGGGCTCGGCCTGGGCTCCGGCTCCAGCGCGGGCGGGGGCAGCGGCCGGGCCCCGGCGGCGCTGCTTGTTTACTCCCGTCGCTGTCAGCGGCTGCGGCGGCCcgggctcctcctcctccgccgccGCGCCCCTCCCCCTCGCGGCGCCACCTCCGCGCTCccggcccgccgccgccgccggcccgccGCGCACGCCGCCCATGCGGCCCGCGCCCGGGCCGGCGTTCGGAGCCCGAGCCGCGCGGACCCAGAGCGCCGGGCCCGAGCCCAGGCTCCGAGCCCAGGCCCTGCGGCCTTCTGGGGCGCCCGCTTCCTCCGGCGCCCGGTAG